CCCGAGCACGAGGCTGTTCTTCTTGTACTGCTGCTTTTTGATCTTGTACTTCTTCTTGGCCATCTTGGCCTTCTGGGCGATCCGCTGGCGATCCAGTGAATCGGCCTCAGAGCCCTTTTGAAGCAGCTGTTTGTACTCCTGGGCGTAGTTATCCATCTCCTTTTGGATACCTTGGCGCTGGCGCTTCAGCCGAATTTTATCCTCTTTGAGGTCTTGGTTGCTGTACATGCTCTCATCGAGCAGCGATTCCGTGTCTGCGGTACCGAAGTAGTTCTGCAGTGGTTCGCGAAGTTGCATTGTTGGTGAACGTAGTGGATGGTCGGCTAACGGTGCGCCTCAGAGTTCGGGCTCGATCGCCATTACGGTCGTGACGACGCCGAGAACAGCGCCCATCGCGGCCGCGAGGACGAGCAGCTTCATCCCTTGGACGGTGACTGTGAGCAGTTGCTCGCCGTATGTCGCTTGGGCGTAAATTACGACCCCGCCGAGTCCGATGCCGCCGAACGCGCCGACGGCGAACTGCCGTTCCATCACGACGAAAACGGCGAGCACAAGCAGCGCTCCGAGGATCCCGTTCAGGATGAACACCCCACCGAGTTCTATTGCTCCAATTGACATTATTCTCGCTAACTAGTAGCACCCAAGTAGACCTACTTAAGCTTTCCTTAATACATATAGATGCTGTCAGAACCGGCTCATCGATACTGGACAGTAGTAACGCCTGTTATCGATGTCTTCGGGGACTAATACGGCCCGACGGGCGGTGTCTCAGGCGTCACCGGTCGGTAATCAGAACTTTCAGCTTTCTCGTCTTGATTCAACCTGCCCGTTCTGATAACTCTTGTCCGTTGTGAGTTACGTGTGTGCGTCGAGAGGGTACACGGACGCCCACTATGTCGGAAAAATTTAATTAGTATGCGGAAAACTCCTCCGTAGGGCGATGACTGCGGGTTCGACAGCCGTCGTTTCGCGAGCGCTTTCGAGCGGAAACGCCTGTCTGCCCACCACGGAACGGGATCCGTCTGAGATCCCCGCACGGACCACGCAACGTCGACTACCGACTCACCCGATCACACAATGATCACACTCCACTACGATGACTGACTGTACGGACTGGCTCAGCGATCTCACACACGCTGCGGAGATCGTTCTCGACGAGGACCTTGCGGCGTTGGAAAAGATGCCCGAGAGCTCACGTATCGACCGATACGAGGAGATCAAGGGCAACGAAGAGACGCTGCTGTGGGACTTCAGTAAGGAGTGTTCGGACTTCGTAACTGACGCCGAACGGGAACACCTCCGCGGACAGCTTCGGCTGGCGCGCCTGCTCTTGGCGGCGAGTCTCTTCGACGACGGCGACTTGCCCGACGAACTCGCCGACGACTTCATCGAGGCCGAACTCCGAGCAGTGATCGAGTTCGACGAGTACAAGCAGTTCGACGTCCTCTCCGAGGAGCAGATCGAGGGACGCATCCGCCGGATGGAAGGTGAGGTGTACGAGCTCGTCACCGAGTACACCTCGACGCAGATCGCGAACATCGACGAGCTCGTCGACAATCCCGACGTCCAACAGGACGTCATCGAGAAGCTCGTCGACAGATACGACGAGCGTCGGGAGAAGATCAGACAGGGGTTCTTCGTCTACGTGGAGACCCACGGGCTCGAACATATGGTCGATGCGATCGAGGACGCGGTCACCGCCGTATCGGCCGCCGCGACGGAACGCGAGACGGTCCGCGACGAACTCCGGACGGATCTCAGCGAGCTGTCGTCGGAGCTGGCGTCGTCGTACGATCAGCACAACAGACAGTTCCAGCGCGAGGCTCGGCAATTGGAGCAGCAGTTGGCGAGTCCGACGGCCGACGACGACTCCGTCGCGGCGCAGCTCGAACAGATCCGTGCCGAGCGTGCGGAGGTCTCTCAAGCCGAATCGAGAGCGCTCGAGCGTCTCGATGCGCAAATCGAGCGGACGAACGAACTCGAGACGCGCCTCGAACAGCAGGTCTCCGAGCTCGAAGCCGTCAGAGAAGAGACCGCCAATGCGGACCGCGAGGCCGCTCGGAACGAAGCGACTGAACTCGTCGAGTCCGAGATCGAGAACCTTCACGAGGAGCAGACGACGATCAGGACGGAACTCGAACGACTGGAGACGAAGCGGGGACAGATCGAGTTACACAGCGACCGCCTCGACGACCGCGAGGCGGAGTTCGCCGCACAAATCGAGTCGACGGACGCCCCCGTCGACACGGACGCCGGCGCTGGGGTGACGGGAGACGAGCTCGTCACCGCGACGATCGCCCGGCTCCTCGAACTCGATTACCTCGGGCGCTTCGATACGGCGATGCACGAACTGACGACGCTAAACACCGCCGACGGGCCGTTCGACGTCCCGGAGGGCTACTGGGACGGGCGCAGTCAACGGACCAGCGACCGCCCGAAGCTGAACGACCTCCTGCTGGCGGGCGAAGAGCCCAGCGACTACCCGACGAATCAGACCGCCCGCTACGAGATCACCGATTCGAAGTACTTCGGCCTCGGCGCGGAGACCCGGATGGTGGTCGAGGCGATGGTCTTCGCGCACTTGGACGCGTACGCGACCAACGAGTTCGACACGCAACCGGCAGACCTCGACGACCTCCTGTCGCTGGTCAACGACGCGGTTTATGAGGCCGAAAACGGCGATTACACCTACCTGCTCGCCATCGCGTCACCGACCGGATGGACGGATCGAGTTCGCCGGCAAATCGCGGCCGACGACCTCGCACGGACCCACTACAGCCGACAGGTGAGCGTCTGCCTCGTCGATCTCCAGTCGGGAGAGCTCATCTACGACGGCTCCGACCCGTTGGTGAGCGAAAACGCCGACATCTTCGAGCCCGCGATCGACGCCGAGCGGATCGACGCCTGCGAGCGCCTGATCCGCGAGAAGTACCTCGATGACGTGACGTGCGAGAGCGTTCTCCTCGAAGAACTGCTCGCAGATCACGGAATCGACTCTCACGTGGTCAAACGGGCGTTCAACAGGCTCGAAACCGAGGGCGAGGGCGAACAGCTCTACGTCGACGACGTCGGCCTCGCGCTCTATCTCGAGTAGGGAGAGGCTACTCGAGCGCAATCGGCAGATCGGCTCGTTCTGATCGCTTCGGCCGTCTCTCGTCCGTTCGATGAGAAACGGCGAGGCGTTCACCTTAGAATTCCGTAATTATAAGTGAATCCTATAGAGTAGTAAACAGTATCTATGGGAACTGCCGAAGAGCAGGTTGGCGGCATCGGGCTTCGTCCGCCGGGTATCAGGCGGCACCACGTTTGGTTCGCGATTTCTTTCGGAGCCGGGGCGGCGATTCTGCCGCCGACCGGTGCACAGACTATCGCGGGATGGGTCGGCGGCGTGGTCGGTTCGTTCGTCGCCGCAATTCTCATCCTCGTGGTGTCCCTCTTCGCCGTTCGCTCGCTCGACGAGTGGCGGCCACCGACTGAGTCGCGCGAAGGTGTCCCCGACACGCACGTCATCAAAGCCGTGTTCCTCCTGATCTGTGTGCAGTTGTTCGTGTTCGGCACGCAGATTTCGGTTGATTTGGGCCCCCGAGCGATCGTCTATCTGTTGGCACCGCTGAACGTTCTGGTGAGCGGGACGATTCTGTGGGATATGTACTCGCTTTCCGGTCAGGGAATCGAGTGGGATTCGACCGATTACGGATACGCCGCGCTGGCGCTGCTCGTCGGGTTCGCCGGCGGATTCGGCTACTGGTACCGTCGGGGACGGGCGCGATCGGCGTGGTTCGACGCCCGCGAGTCGGAAACGGAGGCCGACGGTGATGACGCCGAGGCCGAGACCGGAGACGTGTCCGAGGGGACTGATGAGGTGACCGCTTCGGCGGCGTCGGAGGCCGAATCCGCCAGCGGCGAGTCCACCGAGACGTCGACGGAACAGCCCGACGCCGCGTCCGGCCGAGACGAAGCGAGCGCGACGGAGCGGAGCGATCCCACCACCGCGTCGGCGGAGCAGGACGACACGGACGTAGATGATCGAGAGTGAGGCGTCGATGCCGGCGCGACGGAGTCGATAGTCACCGATGGATCGGGTAACTCGCCGCTGGACACTCGGTTCGCTCGGAGCGCTTCTCACCGCCCCGCTGTTCGGTTCGACGAGTGTCGACGCGCAGGCGGATTCCGTGTGGCCGATGTTCGGCTACGATCCCCAGAACACCTCGAGCAGTCCGTCGGTCGGACCGAAACGAGCGGTGTCTGAGACGTGGGCGCTCGAAGCTGACGACGCCGTCCAGTCGGCCGCGACCGTTACCGAAGACGTGGTGTACGTCGGGAGCGACGATGGGGGCCTCTACGCAATCGACCGCTCGGACGGGACCGAGCAGTGGGTCTTTCGGACGGACGGGAGCGTCTCCGGCGCGCCGGCGGCCGTCGACGGAACCGTCTACGTCGGCAGTACGGACGCCACGTTGTACGCGCTCGACACGGCGGCGCGGGAGACGCGGTGGACGTACGAGACCGGTGGCGGGATCGAGGCCGCACCGACCGTCACCGACGGCACGGTCTACGTCGGGAGCGACGACAACAGCCTCCACGCTGTCGATATCGACGATGGAACCGCTATCTGGACGTTCGAGACGGGCGGAATCATCACCTCGACGCCGGCGGTCGCCGACGGCACGGTCTACGTCGGGAGCGCCGACGGAAGCGTATACGCCGTCGACGCCACGTCGGGTACCGAACGGTGGTCGTACGCGACTGACAACGGCGTGAACTCGTCGCCGGCCGTCGCTGCGGGGACGGTGTACGTTAGCAGCAGTGACGGCCACCTGTACGCGCTCGACGCGGCGACCGGAGAACGGAGTTGGCGGTTCCCGCTCGAAGGGCTCGGCGGGACCTCGCCTGCGGTCGCCGACGGCGCGGTGTACGTGACTGAGGGAGTTCAAGGGACGCGGATCCACGCGCTCGATGCCGATACCGGCGAACGGCGCTGGTCGGGTGAGACCGGGGCGAGCGTGCGCTCCTCGCCGGCGGTCGCCGACGGCGTCGTCTACGTCACGAGTACGGACAGCTACGTGTACGCCATCGAGACGACCGAGGGCGACCTCCTCTGGCGACTCTCTCCGGGAGACTCGATCACCGCGTCCCCGACGGTCGTCGATGACACGGTCTACGTCGGGAGCACGGACGGGAGCCTCTACGCGTTGCGTGGCACCACCACCTCTCCGGATCCGACGGCGACAGCCGCTTCCACGCCGACGGCGACGACCCGGGCTCTCGGCCCGTCGGGCGAGACGGGCGATGGCGGCTTCCCGCTCCTCCCGACCGCACTCGGCGCTGCGGGCTTGGGTGGGGGCGGCCTCTGGTGGTACCGCGCACGTTCCGATCCCGGGGGGAGTGAGGGCGGCGGGGCCGAAGAGCCCGCCGTCTCACCCGACACAGGCGGTGGCGAGTCACCGGATCCGAGCCCCGGACCGAACGACCCTCGTGCCCGTGACCGCGGCGAGGCGGACGGTGCGACTGAGAACGGACCCGCCACTCCCGATCCGCCGATGTCGCCCGCCGATCGAACTGCGGAATCGGGCGGTGAGGTGTCCGATCCCGGGTCGGTGTCGATCGACGGGGAGCGCCGCGAACCCGACCGAATTCTGGCCGTTCCCAAGGCGTCGTTCGCCTACGACGACTTCGTATCGGAGACGCAGATCAGCGAGCGCGACACCGGAACGATAACGCGGGCGACAGTCGAGACCGCTAGCGGCCCGTTGACGGTCGCGGTCGCGAGACCACGGCTCACCGGAACGGTCGGGGCCGACGAGCTCGACAGGCTTCTCACCGAGGCCGAGACGTGGCAGAAGCTCGACGACCACGACCACATTGTCACCGTGATCGCGTACGGGGGCCAACCCCTGCCGTGGATCGCGATGGAGTACATGGACGGTGGCGACCTGAGTGACCGCACCGACGACATCGGCCTCCTCCAAGCCACTTGGACCGCGATTTCGGTTATCAACGCGGTCTACCACGCTCATCGAAGAGGAGTCCATCACCTGCATCTGAAGCCCGGCAACGTGCTCTTCCAGTCGACGGAGGGCTCTTGGGACGTTCCGAAAGTCTCCGATTGGTGGCGCGGATCGGAAACCGCCCGCGACGTCACGGGGCCGGCGCTTCGGTACGCCGCGCCGGAGCAGATCGACGACGCGTACGGCCCGCTCGACGATCTCACGGATGTCTATCAGGTCGGGGCGGTGTTGTACGAGCTGTTCACCGGGCGGCCGCCGTTCGACGAGACCGTCGAAAATCGAGCGAGAGCGAGTATCGAAGCCGAGCCGAACCCGCCGAGTGACGTCGCAGACGTGCCCGCAGCGCTCGACGACATCCTCCTGACGGCGCTCGCCACAGAGAAAGCCGATCGCTACGACTCGCTGGTCTACCTGCGAGACGCGCTCGTGGACCTCTACGAACAATGAATGGCAACGACGATCCCTCCGTGTCCCGACGGCGGCTGCTGCAGGTGCTCGGCGGCGCGAGCGTCGCGGGAGCCGGCGGCGGGGCCGTCACCACCGCGTCGGCGCAGGCTGACTCAGTGTCGTGGCGGAAGTTCCGCGGGGACACCAACAACACCGGATTCGCGTCCGCACAGACCGGTCCGACGGAGAACCCCGAACTCGCTTGGTCGGTTGAGACGGCCGTCGGCGTTCCTTCATCGCCGACTGTCGTCGACGACACGGTCTACGTCGGGAGCGGCGACGCAAACGTGTACGCGCTCTCGACGGACGACGGGTCGGTACGATGGACCCACGAGACGGGTGCGGCGGTCGCCTCCTCCCCCCTCGTCGTCGACGGAACGGTCTACGTCGGGAGCGGCGACGCAAACGTGTACGCGCTCTCGGCGGACGACGGGAGCGAACGCTGGCGGTACGAGACCGGAGAGGGTGTCTTCGCGTCCCCGACGATCGCTGACGACACGGTCGTCGTGGCCAGCCGCGATCAGCGCGTGTACGGCTTGTCGACCGATGACGGGACCGAGCTATGGCGCTTCGAGACCGACGGCGAGATCTGGTCGTCGCCGGCGATCGACGGCGGCACGGTCTACGTCGGGAGTCGCGATCAGTACGTGTACGCGCTCTCGACGGACGACGGGAGCGAACACTGGCGGTACGAGACCGGCGATTGGATCGAGTCGTCGCCGGCCGTCAGCGGTGACACGCTCTACGTCGGGAGCCTCGACGGTTCGGTCTACGCGCTCTCGTCCGCTGACGGTTCCGAGAAGTGGCGCGCGGGGCTCTCTACTGTGATCGCGTCCTCGCCGGCGGTCGACGGCGACACGGTCTACGTCGGGAGTCGCGATCAGCACGTGTACGCGCTCTCGATGATCGACGGGACCGAGCTGTGGAGCTTCGAGACCGACGGTCGCGTGTTCTCGTCGCCGGCGGTCGCCGACGGCGTCGTCTACGTCGGCAGCGCGGACACCACGGTCTACGCGGTATCGGCGGACGACGGGAGCGAAGTGTGGTCCTACGACACTGAGGGAGAGATATTCTCGTCGCCAGCGATCGACAATGGAACGCTGTACGTGGGTAGTAACGACGCGGCGGTGTACGCTCTCGCCGATCCGGAATCCGCCGGAAACGACGGGGTGACTGGGCTGATGGTCCCAGCAGCCCTCGGTGCGCTGGGCCTCGGCAGCGCGGGACTCATCTGGACGTACCGGCGCGGCGGCGACGAGAGCGAACCGGGAACCGGTGGGTCCGGATCAGGTCCGCCAGCGGCTGGCGCGACCGAGGCGACGTCCGCGGCGAGCGGGCGAGCCGCCCCCGCGCCGTCAACCGACCGCTCGTCGACGGACTGGCTGGCATCGGGCACGACGCCCAGCGTCGAAGAGCGGATGGTCCCCACGGACATTCCCACGGCACCGCCGGTCAGCGTCGAGTACGACGCGTTCACAGACGAGACGTCGATCGGCAGCGGTGGCAACGCGGACGTCACGCGCGCGACGCTCGATACCGGAGACGGTTCGGTCTCGATTGCCATTAAACGGCCGCGGCTCTCGGGGACGATCGACGCCGGCACGATCGATCAGATTCTCACTGAGGCCGAGACGTGGCAGAAACTCGACGACCACGACCACATCGTCGACGTGATCGACTACGGGGCGCAACCGCTGCCGTGGATCGCGATGGAGTACATGGACGGCGGCGACCTCGGCGATCGCATCAGCGAGATCGAAATCGAACAGGCCATCTGGACGGCATTGGCCGTTACAAACGGCGTCCACCACGCGCACCGACAGGGTATCGCCCATCTGGATCTGAAACCGGAGAACATCCTCTTCAGATCGGTCGAGGATGCATGGGACGTGCCGAAAGTCTCCGACTGGGGCCTCGCGAAGGAACTGCTCAATCACTCGAAGAGTATCGAGGGGTTCTCTCCGCAGTACGCCGCACCCGAACAGTTCAGCGACGAGTACGGAGCCGCCGACGACATCACTGACGTCTACCAGTTGGGCACGGTGTTCTACGAGCTGTTCACCGGTCGGTTGCCTTTCGAGGGATCGCCCGCCCGGGTGATGCAGGCCGTGTTGAACGAGGACCCGGCACCGCCGAGCGACTACGTCGATGTCCCCCCGGCGCTGGACGATATCCTCCTGACGGCGCTCGAAAAGCGGAAAGACGACCGATACGATTCGCTGGTGTATCTTCGCGACGCGCTCGAGGAACTCTACGACGGCCACGTGAACAAGTAACTCCTTTCCCTACTCTCTCGGCGATGACGCGCCTCTGACGGACGTCTGCGTACCGGTAGCGAGTTCTCCCTCTTCGAGCGGTACGTCACTCGGAGGAACGCGGCCGGCGGAAAAAGCGATCGGTGCCGGTTCCGAGCTGCCGGGTCGACCTGCCTACTGCAGTAGCAAGCCGTTTCTGAAGCCGTCGCGGGCGTCGTTGACGTCGCCCGTCTCTCCGGACTCGACGATCGTGTACGTCTGGACGGCTTTCCCGCCGTAGGACGTCTCGACTTCGCTCGTCGTCGTCAGGCCCTCCCAAGTGATGTCTCCGCGGCTGATCGCGGCCTGCATCGCAGACTGTCGGTCGTCGGCGTCGATGATGCGATCGATCGTTTCGCAGTCCGTCGTCGCCCGCAGAGTTGGGTCTGAGACGGCGTTGGGTTCGATCTGTTCGATCTGTGCGTTCTGGTTGACGACCACTGAGAACGTCGTCGTCGCGCCACCGGATTCGACGTTAATGTTCACGCGCTCGCCGACCATCGCGTTCCGAACCGAGTTCGGAATCCGATCGGACGACTGCTGAATCCGGGTGTTCACCTGTTGGATTCCGACCTCGTTCAACCGCTGTGTGACCTCCGATTTACTCACGTCGAGACACGACAGCGCAGTGGACTCTG
This DNA window, taken from Halobellus sp. LT62, encodes the following:
- a CDS encoding PQQ-binding-like beta-propeller repeat protein — protein: MNGNDDPSVSRRRLLQVLGGASVAGAGGGAVTTASAQADSVSWRKFRGDTNNTGFASAQTGPTENPELAWSVETAVGVPSSPTVVDDTVYVGSGDANVYALSTDDGSVRWTHETGAAVASSPLVVDGTVYVGSGDANVYALSADDGSERWRYETGEGVFASPTIADDTVVVASRDQRVYGLSTDDGTELWRFETDGEIWSSPAIDGGTVYVGSRDQYVYALSTDDGSEHWRYETGDWIESSPAVSGDTLYVGSLDGSVYALSSADGSEKWRAGLSTVIASSPAVDGDTVYVGSRDQHVYALSMIDGTELWSFETDGRVFSSPAVADGVVYVGSADTTVYAVSADDGSEVWSYDTEGEIFSSPAIDNGTLYVGSNDAAVYALADPESAGNDGVTGLMVPAALGALGLGSAGLIWTYRRGGDESEPGTGGSGSGPPAAGATEATSAASGRAAPAPSTDRSSTDWLASGTTPSVEERMVPTDIPTAPPVSVEYDAFTDETSIGSGGNADVTRATLDTGDGSVSIAIKRPRLSGTIDAGTIDQILTEAETWQKLDDHDHIVDVIDYGAQPLPWIAMEYMDGGDLGDRISEIEIEQAIWTALAVTNGVHHAHRQGIAHLDLKPENILFRSVEDAWDVPKVSDWGLAKELLNHSKSIEGFSPQYAAPEQFSDEYGAADDITDVYQLGTVFYELFTGRLPFEGSPARVMQAVLNEDPAPPSDYVDVPPALDDILLTALEKRKDDRYDSLVYLRDALEELYDGHVNK
- a CDS encoding PQQ-binding-like beta-propeller repeat protein, which encodes MDRVTRRWTLGSLGALLTAPLFGSTSVDAQADSVWPMFGYDPQNTSSSPSVGPKRAVSETWALEADDAVQSAATVTEDVVYVGSDDGGLYAIDRSDGTEQWVFRTDGSVSGAPAAVDGTVYVGSTDATLYALDTAARETRWTYETGGGIEAAPTVTDGTVYVGSDDNSLHAVDIDDGTAIWTFETGGIITSTPAVADGTVYVGSADGSVYAVDATSGTERWSYATDNGVNSSPAVAAGTVYVSSSDGHLYALDAATGERSWRFPLEGLGGTSPAVADGAVYVTEGVQGTRIHALDADTGERRWSGETGASVRSSPAVADGVVYVTSTDSYVYAIETTEGDLLWRLSPGDSITASPTVVDDTVYVGSTDGSLYALRGTTTSPDPTATAASTPTATTRALGPSGETGDGGFPLLPTALGAAGLGGGGLWWYRARSDPGGSEGGGAEEPAVSPDTGGGESPDPSPGPNDPRARDRGEADGATENGPATPDPPMSPADRTAESGGEVSDPGSVSIDGERREPDRILAVPKASFAYDDFVSETQISERDTGTITRATVETASGPLTVAVARPRLTGTVGADELDRLLTEAETWQKLDDHDHIVTVIAYGGQPLPWIAMEYMDGGDLSDRTDDIGLLQATWTAISVINAVYHAHRRGVHHLHLKPGNVLFQSTEGSWDVPKVSDWWRGSETARDVTGPALRYAAPEQIDDAYGPLDDLTDVYQVGAVLYELFTGRPPFDETVENRARASIEAEPNPPSDVADVPAALDDILLTALATEKADRYDSLVYLRDALVDLYEQ